The following are from one region of the Alicyclobacillus fastidiosus genome:
- a CDS encoding ROK family transcriptional regulator, translated as MTRTADPAYMKEINKSIVINKIRFHSPISRTQISVDTGLNKATVSALIDELMQEGLVLEIGQGQSRVGRRPIMLLFNAKAGSVLGVELGVEYVRIVVTDLAAQVQNTYNTVLPDGADATDVIETVVTSIQEAMAQVPSSRCGVIGIGIGVPGLVDFRRGIVLKAPHLNWDNIPLKAMLESRLGKPVFVDNEANAGALGEKLYGAGANVADLLYVSAGTGIGTGVVIDNDLLRGADGIAGEFGHMSIDTNGAQCPCGNQGCWEMYASERAVVSTFEKLAGNSSRFEDILSRLAESDPAALQAFQSVGQYLGVGISNLINGLNPSMIIVGNRLAQGGKVVVDGISQTIAKRCFIAPHSKVSVQVSELGRDACPIGSAALVLHDFFTGPKADVS; from the coding sequence GTGACCCGAACTGCGGACCCGGCGTACATGAAGGAAATCAACAAGTCCATCGTCATCAACAAAATTCGGTTTCACAGCCCGATCTCAAGAACGCAAATTTCTGTGGATACGGGGCTGAACAAGGCGACGGTGTCTGCCTTAATCGATGAACTGATGCAGGAAGGCCTCGTCTTGGAGATCGGTCAGGGGCAATCACGAGTCGGTCGGCGCCCGATCATGCTTCTGTTCAATGCGAAAGCAGGAAGCGTGCTCGGCGTCGAGCTCGGCGTGGAGTACGTCCGCATCGTCGTGACTGATTTGGCGGCGCAGGTACAGAACACGTACAATACGGTCCTGCCTGACGGAGCGGATGCGACCGACGTCATCGAAACGGTCGTCACGTCGATTCAGGAAGCGATGGCGCAGGTACCTTCGTCGAGGTGCGGCGTGATCGGCATCGGAATTGGCGTGCCAGGTCTCGTCGACTTTCGCCGAGGCATCGTCCTCAAGGCACCGCACCTGAATTGGGATAATATCCCGCTCAAGGCGATGCTCGAAAGCCGTCTCGGCAAACCGGTGTTTGTGGACAACGAGGCGAACGCAGGTGCGCTTGGCGAGAAGTTGTATGGCGCAGGCGCAAACGTGGCCGATCTCCTCTATGTAAGTGCGGGGACCGGTATCGGTACGGGGGTCGTGATCGACAATGACCTCCTTCGTGGCGCGGATGGTATCGCGGGTGAATTTGGCCACATGAGTATCGATACCAATGGTGCACAATGTCCGTGCGGCAATCAAGGTTGTTGGGAGATGTATGCGTCCGAGCGAGCGGTCGTCTCGACATTCGAAAAGCTCGCCGGAAACTCGTCTCGCTTCGAGGACATCCTCAGTCGGTTGGCGGAGTCTGATCCAGCGGCGTTGCAGGCGTTTCAGTCGGTTGGTCAGTACCTCGGGGTCGGCATCTCCAATCTCATCAATGGATTGAATCCCTCCATGATCATCGTCGGCAACCGTTTGGCGCAGGGTGGTAAAGTGGTCGTCGACGGCATTTCCCAGACCATCGCCAAGCGTTGCTTTATCGCGCCTCATTCCAAGGTGTCCGTTCAGGTCTCCGAACTCGGTCGAGACGCCTGCCCTATAGGGTCGGCTGCGCTGGTCCTGCACGATTTCTTCACGGGTCCGAAGGCGGACGTGTCGTAA
- a CDS encoding glycoside hydrolase family 2 TIM barrel-domain containing protein has product MLQDIEDFSKLHSNRLPARSYFHAYPNKLAALSYQRENSIGFYSLGGDWDFHYSQTLADAPAHFYEPDYDTATWDTISVPSCWQLHGYGTPHYTNVVYPFPVDPPRVPTENPTGCYRRSFFVDDSWQDKQVRLRFEGVDSAFQIWVNGRDAGFSSGSRLPSEFDITEYLHDGENILAVRVVQWSAGSYLEDQDMWWLSGIFRDVYLIVSNHVHVQDVWIEAALDKTYTDATFKASITIENLLDVKHGGYEVGVKLLDAEYMSIEEITQSDVTLNPGWNHFTLDAPVANPHKWSAESPYLYHALISLVGPDGDVVELVPIQVGFRTVEIADGRLLVNGVPILLKGVNRHEFHPDLGRSVPIETMKQDLILMKQHNINAIRTSHYPSDPRFYSLCDEYGFYVIDEADLETHGFETIGNWTQLTDDPAWEAACLDRMERMVQRDKNHPSIIMWSLGNESGLGRNHKAMADWARAFDPSRIIHYEGETRHMMTHDALREPLVADIYSTMYTSVEELAELGKMSQLPAPHILCEFAHAMGNGPGGLQEYFELFYQYERLQGGFVWEWIDHGIAQKLPDGTKFFAYGGDFGERPHDGNFVIDGLVFPDRTPSPGLVEFKKIAEPVHVEAVNLTEGTLRITNRYDFLSLDHLQLAWSTTSLDQVIQSGTCALPKLEPGEHAEIHLPDAVQVAPQPGQDYWLNLRFLLDGDARYAQAGHEVAWAQFELPHKLSAPSVHPVMPLALRETDKHLVVAGRNFELKVNKVHGRIDNWSYLGEPIIESGPKLNFWRAPVDNDHISVEHWRKFGVHLMTSRLSSITWEASDTVARIVVHARLAPPVWAWGIDVTYTYTVYGSGDVIVDTKGIPQGNHPSTLPRIGLQMTLPKHMEHVSWYGRGPGESYVDSKQAGRFGVWDHLVDGLTTHYVHPQENGNRTDVRWLSLTNLRGVGLFAGGLPDFNFSVHPYLPEDFERAKHPYELTRRDDLVLHLDHAQHGLGSATCGPDVLPKYELKTSPFQYAIRLRPYTAASISPMALHKQGLK; this is encoded by the coding sequence GTGCTTCAAGATATTGAAGACTTTTCCAAGCTACATAGTAACCGCTTACCTGCAAGATCGTACTTCCATGCCTATCCCAATAAACTGGCCGCTCTCTCCTACCAACGAGAAAATTCCATCGGATTCTATTCGCTGGGCGGCGACTGGGACTTCCACTATTCCCAGACGCTAGCCGATGCCCCTGCTCACTTTTATGAACCAGACTACGATACAGCGACCTGGGACACGATTTCAGTTCCATCGTGTTGGCAACTGCATGGATATGGGACACCGCACTATACGAATGTGGTCTACCCGTTCCCGGTCGATCCGCCACGCGTTCCGACTGAAAACCCCACTGGGTGTTACAGACGGTCCTTCTTCGTGGACGACAGTTGGCAGGACAAACAGGTGCGCTTGAGGTTCGAAGGCGTCGATAGTGCTTTCCAGATCTGGGTCAACGGACGCGACGCCGGGTTCAGCTCCGGCAGCCGTCTGCCTTCCGAATTCGACATCACGGAGTACTTGCACGACGGCGAAAACATCCTCGCTGTACGGGTCGTCCAGTGGTCCGCAGGAAGTTACCTAGAGGACCAAGACATGTGGTGGCTCAGCGGTATCTTCAGAGACGTCTACCTCATCGTCTCCAATCATGTTCACGTGCAAGACGTGTGGATTGAGGCTGCCCTAGACAAGACATATACCGATGCAACCTTCAAGGCGAGCATAACCATCGAAAATCTGCTCGACGTGAAGCACGGCGGTTATGAAGTCGGCGTTAAACTGCTGGACGCCGAGTACATGTCGATTGAGGAGATCACGCAGTCAGACGTGACGCTCAACCCGGGGTGGAACCATTTTACGCTGGACGCTCCGGTGGCGAATCCACACAAGTGGTCAGCCGAATCCCCCTACCTGTATCACGCATTGATCTCACTCGTCGGCCCCGATGGAGACGTCGTTGAACTGGTGCCGATTCAAGTCGGCTTTCGCACGGTGGAAATCGCCGACGGTCGATTGTTGGTGAATGGCGTCCCAATCCTGCTCAAGGGAGTCAACCGCCACGAATTTCATCCGGATCTCGGGCGCAGCGTTCCGATCGAGACGATGAAGCAGGACCTCATCCTCATGAAACAGCACAATATCAACGCGATACGGACATCGCATTACCCTAGCGATCCGCGCTTTTACAGCCTGTGCGACGAATATGGCTTCTACGTGATCGATGAAGCCGACCTGGAGACGCATGGCTTCGAGACGATTGGCAATTGGACGCAACTGACCGATGATCCAGCTTGGGAAGCTGCTTGCCTCGACCGGATGGAGCGAATGGTTCAGCGAGACAAGAACCACCCGAGCATCATCATGTGGTCACTCGGCAACGAGTCGGGACTGGGGCGCAATCACAAGGCAATGGCCGACTGGGCTCGCGCGTTCGACCCGTCCCGCATCATCCACTATGAAGGCGAGACGCGGCACATGATGACGCACGATGCCCTTCGCGAACCGCTCGTCGCCGACATCTACAGCACGATGTACACCTCAGTCGAGGAATTGGCCGAGCTCGGGAAGATGAGCCAGCTGCCAGCACCTCACATCCTGTGTGAGTTCGCGCACGCGATGGGCAACGGACCGGGGGGATTGCAGGAGTACTTTGAGCTGTTCTATCAGTACGAACGCCTCCAAGGAGGTTTTGTGTGGGAATGGATCGATCACGGCATCGCTCAGAAGCTCCCTGACGGCACGAAATTCTTTGCGTACGGCGGGGATTTTGGCGAGCGTCCACACGATGGAAACTTTGTCATCGACGGGCTCGTGTTCCCGGATCGGACGCCGAGCCCTGGACTCGTCGAGTTTAAGAAAATCGCCGAACCGGTGCACGTGGAAGCCGTCAATTTAACCGAGGGGACCCTTCGCATCACCAATCGCTACGATTTCTTGTCGCTTGACCACCTGCAGCTCGCCTGGTCCACAACATCTCTGGACCAAGTCATTCAATCGGGCACTTGCGCATTGCCAAAGCTTGAACCCGGTGAGCACGCCGAGATCCACCTTCCAGACGCGGTGCAAGTCGCACCTCAACCTGGCCAGGACTACTGGTTGAACCTCCGCTTCCTCCTGGACGGTGACGCGCGTTATGCACAGGCTGGTCACGAGGTCGCATGGGCCCAATTTGAACTTCCACACAAGCTGTCCGCCCCCAGCGTGCACCCTGTCATGCCACTCGCCCTTCGCGAGACGGACAAACATCTCGTCGTGGCAGGCCGCAATTTTGAACTCAAAGTAAATAAAGTTCATGGTCGCATCGACAACTGGTCATATCTCGGTGAACCAATCATCGAGTCCGGGCCCAAGCTCAACTTTTGGCGTGCCCCGGTCGACAACGATCACATTTCCGTAGAGCACTGGCGCAAGTTCGGCGTCCACCTGATGACCAGCCGACTGTCCTCGATCACTTGGGAGGCGTCCGATACAGTCGCTCGCATTGTGGTCCATGCGCGGCTCGCCCCGCCTGTCTGGGCTTGGGGCATCGACGTGACGTACACTTACACCGTGTATGGATCCGGCGACGTGATCGTCGATACAAAGGGCATCCCCCAAGGAAACCATCCCAGCACGCTCCCGCGAATTGGGTTGCAGATGACGCTTCCCAAACACATGGAGCATGTCAGTTGGTACGGCCGTGGGCCCGGCGAGTCCTACGTGGACTCGAAACAGGCAGGGCGGTTCGGCGTGTGGGACCACCTGGTCGATGGCTTAACCACGCACTACGTGCATCCTCAAGAAAACGGCAATCGGACAGATGTGCGCTGGCTGTCTCTGACCAACCTGCGCGGCGTCGGGCTCTTTGCCGGTGGTCTTCCGGATTTTAACTTCAGCGTTCACCCGTACTTGCCAGAGGACTTCGAGCGGGCAAAGCATCCATATGAGCTGACCCGACGCGACGACCTGGTGTTGCATCTAGACCATGCACAACATGGACTTGGTAGTGCAACCTGCGGCCCAGACGTCCTCCCGAAGTACGAGCTCAAAACTAGCCCGTTCCAATACGCTATCCGTTTGCGTCCGTACACGGCGGCCAGCATCTCGCCTATGGCCTTACACAAACAAGGCTTGAAATAA
- a CDS encoding amidohydrolase family protein, whose translation MTTLLIKNATLIDGTGGDAQEGVAIVVRGERIEQIARTDQVTAFADDATVIDAKGKYVLPGLIDTHVHMMMEISNLAKRLNDPFSLRFYQASAYMRRTIDAGITSVRDAGGADLGVKTAVEQGLTVGPRMQISITPLTITGGHGDSWTLSGIDLNLGSYPGNPDGICDGVEAVRKKVREVLRAGADIIKVHATGGVLSPTDHPEFTQFSLAELSVMVEEAKFRKGVKVMAHAQGAEGVKNAIRAGIHSIEHGIFLDDEAIELMLEHGTYLVPTLLAPVAVLEAAESSDAMPEYGVRKCREVVEFHKESIAKAYEAGVRIAMGTDAGVMAHGTNLRELGLMCEIGMSPMEAIVATTKTAAACLGWGDELGTVEPGKLADIVIANTNPLRDIRSLESQDNILTVIQGGEILKDIR comes from the coding sequence GTGACAACTTTATTGATCAAGAATGCGACGCTCATCGATGGCACGGGGGGCGACGCTCAGGAGGGCGTCGCAATTGTCGTGCGGGGCGAGCGGATCGAACAAATCGCACGGACGGACCAGGTGACTGCCTTCGCGGACGACGCGACGGTGATCGACGCGAAGGGCAAGTACGTCCTGCCAGGACTGATTGATACCCATGTGCACATGATGATGGAGATCTCCAATCTAGCAAAGCGTTTGAACGATCCGTTTTCCCTTCGTTTCTACCAGGCGTCTGCGTACATGCGCCGCACCATCGATGCTGGAATCACCAGCGTTCGCGACGCGGGAGGTGCGGATCTCGGCGTCAAAACTGCCGTCGAACAGGGCCTGACTGTCGGTCCGCGGATGCAGATCAGCATCACCCCGCTCACGATCACTGGCGGCCACGGGGACTCCTGGACGCTGTCGGGCATCGACTTGAACCTCGGCAGTTATCCGGGGAATCCAGATGGTATCTGCGATGGTGTGGAAGCGGTCCGCAAGAAAGTTCGCGAGGTCCTTCGCGCGGGGGCAGACATCATCAAGGTTCACGCTACGGGAGGCGTTCTCAGTCCAACGGATCATCCGGAGTTCACGCAATTTTCACTCGCCGAACTGAGCGTGATGGTGGAAGAGGCGAAGTTCCGCAAGGGCGTCAAGGTGATGGCTCATGCACAGGGAGCAGAAGGGGTGAAGAATGCCATTCGGGCCGGCATTCACTCCATCGAGCACGGAATCTTTCTCGACGACGAAGCCATCGAGTTGATGCTTGAACATGGTACCTACCTCGTCCCCACGCTTCTCGCCCCCGTGGCTGTCCTCGAAGCGGCAGAGAGCAGTGACGCGATGCCTGAGTACGGCGTGCGAAAGTGTCGCGAGGTGGTCGAGTTCCACAAAGAGAGCATCGCCAAGGCCTACGAGGCAGGCGTCCGCATTGCGATGGGCACCGACGCCGGCGTCATGGCGCACGGGACGAACCTGCGTGAACTCGGCCTGATGTGCGAAATAGGGATGTCGCCGATGGAGGCCATCGTCGCGACGACGAAGACGGCTGCGGCATGCCTTGGGTGGGGTGACGAGCTGGGGACCGTAGAACCCGGGAAACTCGCGGACATCGTGATCGCAAATACCAACCCACTTAGGGATATCCGATCCCTCGAAAGCCAAGACAACATTCTCACCGTCATTCAAGGCGGCGAAATCCTTAAGGATATCCGCTAA